A genomic window from Yarrowia lipolytica chromosome 1D, complete sequence includes:
- a CDS encoding uncharacterized protein (Compare to YALI0D20658g, no similarity), with protein MMMKRSLEEVYPATPHQESFQYGDPDKEAHLFRLQPRHETHENPDDPVHSSPETQTPESSSEQENALHKANLGETGQPNPVTDASPQPNLDEPHEDPHVPERVPSNGGGHNESNESGNLNHDVTGDHPLYHERDHQAHHEPLEQPHREPSQYGDGTSDQPPGGEETHQDVSHGDTNHHDAAHHKPDGDMSHGPAPDHVNSDQPEVNDGDGLDAPVGMAAIGMGGIRTGMASAKNTRIRPFQIVPSAQGQRGGGGGTGGRFIGIQFGDGPSVAKKNRVKGGGYPAARYEPHGYGCQCDECMGCNHTDSSCDCFDECHCIGECTCGIDHGYDDGYYDEYEDEYYDDDYDDDYDDDDNDDDDDCDDDDCDDDDDDEDEAPPPSHNPKNCKKKNCKHCKAPKNHDPDSCKKKKCKWCKKKKDSDKEPHNPDTCHDKKCKKCPKDKEDVPKSDCDHSLSTTTQYKTRTKIVKKVFTKYVTTTTSYYDTVTETCTETETETETITKKYGAPTATQTMSKKKFPWFAQMFAGRTGSARFVPGAAATNTRLAVADKYRDFDAEPTDRYEGNQRIFARALDSPTGFVGSEIRDAQVTPTAISTADTATGLPSKAVPVPPLLDTNDTPSGYHTDTKAAIPSRANARATNGSFATVNGSFVIISENGTTGPSLNPAKSRSSGNVLTVQIAASFVVLLVVYIAFQN; from the coding sequence ATGATGATGAAACGCTCGCTGGAAGAAGTCTACCCAGCCACGCCCCACCAGGAGTCCTTCCAGTATGGCGATCCCGACAAAGAGGCCCACTTGTTTAGACTGCAGCCCCGGCATGAGACCCATGAAAACCCAGATGATCCGGTCCACTCTTCTCCTGAGACCCAGACTCCGGAGTCGTCTTCTGAGCAGGAGAACGCTTTGCACAAAGCTAATCTGGGAGAAACGGGACAACCTAATCCTGTGACAGACGCGTCGCCTCAACCAAACCTTGACGAGCCGCACGAAGACCCACACGTGCCAGAGCGCGTGCCAAGCAACGGAGGAGGTCACAATGAATCCAATGAGTCGGGCAATCTCAACCATGACGTCACAGGAGACCACCCTCTCTACCACGAGCGTGATCACCAAGCCCACCATGAGCCACTCGAGCAGCCTCACCGTGAACCCTCCCAATATGGTGATGGCACATCCGACCAGCCACCCGGCGGTGAGGAGACCCACCAGGACGTATCCCATGGAGACACGAACCACCATGATGCAGCCCATCACAAGCCAGACGGCGACATGTCACATGGGCCTGCACCTGACCACGTGAACTCTGACCAGCCCGAAGTTAATGACGGCGATGGTTTAGATGCTCCAGTGGGAATGGCAGCTATTGGCATGGGCGGGATCCGGACCGGAATGGCATCTGCCAAGAATACTCGGATTCGACCCTTCCAGATTGTACCCTCTGCCCAGGGTCAACggggaggagggggaggtACTGGAGGTAGGTTCATTGGAATCCAGTTTGGCGACGGCCCCAGTgtcgccaagaagaaccgAGTAAAGGGTGGTGGATACCCTGCCGCCCGGTACGAGCCTCATGGATACGGGTGCCAGTGCGACGAGTGCATGGGCTGCAATCACACCGACAGCTCCTGCGACTGCTTTGATGAGTGTCATTGTATCGGCgagtgtacttgtggtaTCGATCATGGCTATGACGATGGCTACTATGATGAGTACGAAGACGAATATTATGATGACGACTACGATGATGACtacgatgatgacgacaatgacgacgatgacgactgtgacgacgacgactgcgacgacgacgatgacgacgaggacgaagCTCCACCCCCTTCTCACAACCCCAAGAAttgcaagaagaagaattGCAAGCACTGTAAGGCTCCCAAGAACCACGATCCCGATTCgtgcaagaagaagaagtgcAAGTGGtgcaaaaagaagaaggactcAGACAAGGAACCCCACAACCCTGATACTTGCCACGACAAGAAGTGCAAGAAGTGtcccaaggacaaggaagACGTGCCCAAATCTGACTGTGACCACTCGTTATCGACCACCACTCAGTACAAGACGCGGaccaagattgtcaagaaggtgTTTACAAAATAcgtcaccaccactacTAGCTACTATGATACCGTTACTGAGACATGTACCGAGACTGAGACTGAGACCGAGACCATCACGAAGAAGTACGGCGCCCCCACAGCTACCCAAACCATGTCGAAGAAGAAGTTCCCCTGGTTTGCTCAGATGTTCGCTGGTCGAACTGGTTCTGCTCGCTTTGTCCccggtgctgctgctactAACACGCGCCTTGCAGTTGCTGACAAGTACCGCGATTTTGACGCAGAGCCGACCGACCGGTACGAAGGCAACCAGCGGATTTTTGCACGTGCTCTGGATAGCCCTACTGGTTTTGTGGGCTCCGAGATTCGAGATGCTCAGGTCACTCCCACGGCCATCTCCACTGCTGATACCGCCACAGGACTTCCATCCAAGGCTGTGCCTGTTCCGCCCCTCCTTGATACCAACGATACCCCATCAGGATACCACACGGATACCAAAGCAGCCATTCCCTCGAGGGCCAACGCACGTGCAACCAACGGCTCGTTTGCTACTGTGAATGGCTCTTTCGTTATCATCAGCGAAAATGGGACCACGGGTCCTTCGCTTAATCCAGCCAAATCCAGATCTTCTGGTAACGTGCTGACGGTCCAAATTGCGGCCAGTTTTGTGGTGTTGCTGGTCGTTTATATTGCTTTTCAGAACTAG
- a CDS encoding uncharacterized protein (Compare to YALI0D20636g, some similarities with uniprot|P53114 Saccharomyces cerevisiae YGL151w NUT1 negative transcription regulator from artifical reporters singleton, similar to Saccharomyces cerevisiae NUT1 (YGL151W); ancestral locus Anc_2.316), protein MDFNDKLATLTRVCLARRVSAGRFVKLTRHLMENEGASEVNPKALFGANTFDLLFFAYVHKLAFEDSLLPPYKLLAYLKVCAYGRLPQLLMYLGKQLQEMDTDVDLGANAGYSYLIQVLVSFMKDAFASGGGMRKRYGTSIAKGFGFFAEVLLTRLGDRMAGVTAPEITSQLAELAKVDATIAGRLGEAWMGLKGAAKTSTTAETVAATVATPTTLTRLYRDTLFESLMFGDSSWNQYGSLFQLISTVYAMPGYPTLASQPVQSRLAIIGEVICAMFDCQSITFLRRDSAKRNNYWKSCIRTRIPRIIRTLFPHSTPEEKTLIQSVVSKSVLGLDQPTVTLIRLSIGSDELDDMFSSFPGGLDVDIRHELVAACISEGVLPKDAFNAIFKDSGISVEALDYADELTIDGQAMSLDTMAEQLSYENLEIGSVSDCLMSKVVAQMEKLSGNAQEALTKRLLVCLADFVQAGNVRPVRYMCQALALNTTAVDIMALCVDPMLLLKALVDCIELWREEEDEANYQEAYTDFGAIVVFAITLKQRYHLDLALLNQFGTLFVGAPSPSSTMPSHELFLSQLLTESDSSQRIFHLSDEQNDQLSGWATALYDAGGISDDLMRSSSVKQFFLVTPAIFQQSMLAHEKGLLSLSTFKGGLEYFLQPFLLGSTVGVFKWLSEQLWVHSQKGHDEQMSTVISVCSTLILTDNTDIEVLSPIHQMVLAICADEMYEALDMALRAGYMVENRVFEFLEPFVSAINYNLNVQRTVSSSGFRSQKGIGMSGGGGSGTKEQTWKYGASMIATIKEQVSSLISWSQNQYTGPPFGYELVMILSSVDTLGHKYVLEQLIEEIALADSNGTGHYTVEVVATIATVAFIISTSVKSPRPFSDSQLILKSLDNMVNDSTGKSKDICVLLQSKILQLLTTAGYKPDGSRLDGKPHAKEDYSFVVNRTGEVENKPINDSSQNSNTDNQFMDTNMFGGDDFTMDFGGDIDMPDLF, encoded by the exons ATGGACTTCAACGACAAGCTGGCGACGTTGACACGGGTGTGTTTGGCTCGGCGAGTGTCGGCGGGCAGG TTTGTCAAGCTGACTCGACATTTGATGGAAAATGAGGGCGCCTCGGAAGTGAATCCCAAGGCGTTGTTTGGAGCCAACACCTTCGACTTGTTGTTCTTTGCATATGTGCACAAGCTGGCGTTTGAAGACAGTCTTTTGCCCCCTTACAAGCTTCTGGCGTACCTCAAGGTGTGTGCCTATGGCCGTCTTCCCCAGCTGCTCATGTATCTGGGCAAACAGCTTCAGGAAATGGACACAGACGTGGATTTGGGTGCCAATGCGGGCTACAGCTACTTGATTCAGGTTCTGGTTTCGTTCATGAAGGACGCCTTTGCTTCTGGAGGTGGGATGCGAAAGAGATATGGAACGTCTATCGCCAAGGGGTTCGGGTTCTTTGCCGAGGTCCTGTTGACCCGACTCGGAGACAGAATGGCCGGAGTGACTGCTCCCGAGATCACCTCGCAGCTCGCAGAACTAGCAAAGGTCGATGCTACCATTGCCGGAAGACTGGGCGAAGCCTGGATGGGTCTCAAGGGCGCAGCTAAGACCAGCACCACAGCTGAAACAGTAGCGGCAACCGTGGCTACACCCACGACTCTCACTAGACTTTACAGAGACACGCTGTTTGAAAGCCTCATGTTTGGAGACTCATCCTGGAACCAGTATGGATCCCTGTTCCAGCTCATCAGCACGGTCTATGCCATGCCCGGGTACCCCACTCTGGCCTCGCAGCCCGTGCAGTCTCGTCTGGCAATCATTGGCGAGGTTATTTGCGCCATGTTTGACTGTCAGAGCATCACTTTTCTGCGACGAGATTCTGCCAAAAGAAACAACTACTGGAAAAGCTGCATCCGAACACGAATCCCGCGCATTATTCGCACTTTGTTCCCGCACTCGACACCCGAGGAAAAGACGCTCATTCAATCCGTCGTCTCAAAAAGTGTTCTGGGCCTGGATCAGCCTACCGTGACCCTTATTCGTCTTTCCATCGGTTCTGACGAATTAGACGACATGTTCTCCTCGTTCCCGGGTGGCCTGGACGTTGACATTAGACACGAACTGGTTGCTGCATGCATTTCCGAAGGAGTTCTGCCCAAAGACGCCTTCAACGCGATTTTCAAAGACTCAGGAATCAGCGTAGAAGCCCTCGATTACGCAGACGAGCTGACGATCGACGGACAGGCTATGAGCCTAGATACAATGGCAGAGCAGCTGAGCTACGAGAATCTCGAGATTGGGTCTGTTTCCGACTGTCTCATGTCCAAGGTGGTCGCTCagatggagaagctgaGTGGAAACGCACAGGAAGCGCTGACCAAACGGCTGCTAGTGTGCCTGGCAGACTTTGTGCAGGCAGGAAACGTTCGACCAGTACGATACATGTGCCAAGCTTTGGCACTGAACACAACTGCTGTCGACATTATGGCCCTTTGTGTCGATCCCATGCTATTACTCAAGGCTCTGGTCGACTGCATTGAGCTATggagagaggaggaggacgaggccaaCTACCAAGAAGCTTACACGGACTTTGGAGCCATTGTGGTCTTTGCCATCACCCTCAAGCAGCGCTATCATCTCGATTTGGCCCTGTTGAACCAATTTGGAACACTCTTTGTGGGTGCTCCTTCGCCCTCCAGCACCATGCCATCACACGAGTTGTTTCTGTCACAGCTTCTCACAGAAAGCGACTCTTCACAACGCATTTTCCATCTTTCCGACGAACAGAACGACCAGCTCAGTGGATGGGCTACCGCTCTGTATGACGCTGGAGGCATCTCCGACGATCTAATGCGATCGTCATCCGTAAAGCAATTCTTTCTTGTCACCCCTGCCATTTTTCAACAAAGCATGCTCGCCCACGAGAAGGGCCTACTTTCTCTGTCGACCTTCAAGGGAGGCCTGGAGTATTTTTTGCAGCCCTTTCTGTTGGGATCAACAGTGGGAGTGTTCAAGTGGTTGTCGGAACAACTATGGGTGCATTCGCAAAAGGGACACGACGAGCAGATGAGTACAGTTATATCTGTTTGTTCCACTCTAATTCTCACCGATAACACTGACATTGAGGTCTTGTCTCCTATTCATCAAATGGTGCTGGCTATATGTGCTGACGAAATGTACGAGGCTCTGGATATGGCTCTGAGGGCAGGCTACATGGTTGAAAACCGGGTGTTTGAGTTCCTCGAGCCTTTTGTTTCGGCCATCAACTACAATCTCAACGTGCAGCGAACAGTGTCGTCTTCTGGTTTCCGATCGCAAAAGGGAATCGGTATGAGTGGGGGTGGAGGAAGTGGTACCAAGGAGCAGACGTGGAAATACGGTGCTTCCATGATTGccaccatcaaggagcaggTGTCGTCACTCATCAGTTGGTCGCAAAACCAGTACACGGGTCCCCCGTTTGGATACGAGCTTGTGATGATCCTGTCGTCGGTCGACACTCTGGGCCATAAGTACgttctggagcagctgaTCGAGGAGATTGCGCTGGCGGACTCCAACGGCACAGGCCATTATACCGTGGAAGTTGTTGCTACGATTGCTACGGTTGCATTCATCATTTCCACGTCTGTGAAGAGTCCACGACCGTTTTCCGACTCACAGCTCATTCTCAAGTCACTCGATAACATGGTCAACGACTCCACGGGCAAGAGCAAGGACATTTGCGTGCTGCTGCAGTCCAAGATTCTGCAGTTGTTGACTACAGCAGGCTACAAACCCGACGGAAGTCGTCTGGACGGCAAACCACATGCTAAAGAGGACTATTCGTTTGTGGTGAACCGAACGGGCGAGGTTGAGAATAAGCCCATCAACGACTCGTCGCAAAACTCCAACACTGACAACCAGTTTATGGACACTAACATGTTTGGAGGCGACGACTTCACCATGGACTTTGGCGGCGACATTGACATGCCCGACTTGTTCTAG
- a CDS encoding uncharacterized protein (Compare to YALI0D20702g, weakly similar to uniprot|Q06488 Saccharomyces cerevisiae YLR357w RSC2 member of RSC complex which remodels the structure of chromatin P2.237.f2.1) translates to MNQSIADAIETARPAVMKAAAANAPISDLISPLFDGIYTIDNDIDNNKVFEVFHSLPDRSLTTYYKVIKRPLSLTQIKRSMPRYRNVQNFIHDLAQITYNARLFNMKGSGIYNDAVFLDGYLNKAIEVLRETNKFSNDDLTYPVIGPLPEGSDVEMEFGSDSSEDDLSDDSDDDDVDGRRKSRRKSVRTRKKMDSDSQRSRMDDMPRKRGRPPIVDKPHEYRIKAILRGVRKARDEQGLVRSFPFEKLPEKRDYPEYYQEIAKPIALDNIKKNIKRRKYDTVEAFLNDMNLMFSNARQFNVEGSQIYNDAMILQQEMMLLADEEMRKPDSTYQDLASRNNNKTSRLPLDSVQHRGDIYRVGDWVHIHNMNDPSKPTIGQIFRIWQAPDGQKWVNACWYYRPEQTVHRVDKVFYENEVVKSGQYRDHLVDEILEKCFVMFFTRYQRGRPQGIGDRKVYLCESRYNEVEKTFNKIRTWKACIPDEVDSQDYAMDLFEKVQPLRRLPSPIKHTLAPGAREDDPVPEATLGVENAPPVVGAVYRRPFDPADPPEEPTPADEYIEPPQFQRTNNTGDYASPQPHGMGAKPASGHLAPRPAPEQPAVRTVVPGTNSALPPHYTPAPLQHIQMQGPVPVHAQPIGPVGEQQIFQVVGPPVNFTLPEAVQQQLSAGYELDPETNEPSKVARWPTKEKTMAVQWFISPPVHCPDTFEPCKDTHMYGKLKLSKYGEPPKKMRIVRVGHSAKYLAFKAKRAAESAKGGAK, encoded by the coding sequence ATGAATCAATCAATCGCGGACGCGATCGAAACGGCCCGGCCCGCGGTGATGAAGGCCGCCGCGGCCAACGCGCCCATTTCGGACCTGATTTCGCCGCTGTTTGACGGCATCTACACGATCGACAACGACAttgacaacaacaaggtgtttgaggtGTTCCACTCGTTGCCGGACCGAAGTCTCACAACCTACTACAAGGTCATCAAGCGGCCTCTGTCGCTGACACAGATCAAGCGGTCGATGCCGCGGTACCGAAACGTGCAGAACTTCATTCACGACCTCGCCCAGATTACCTACAATGCTCGGCTGTTCAACATGAAGGGTTCCGGAATCTACAACGATGCAGTGTTTCTGGACGGCTACCTGAACAAGGCTATTGAGGTACTTCGAGAGACCAACAAGTTTTCCAACGATGACCTCACCTATCCTGTTATTGGTCCTCTTCCTGAGGGTTCCgatgtggagatggagttTGGGTCCGATTCTTCCGAGGATGACTTGAGTGACGACTCGGACGATGACGACGTCGATGGACGACGGAAATCGAGACGAAAGTCTGTGCGAACACGAAAGAAGatggactcggactcgCAGCGAAGCCGTATGGATGACATGCCCCGAAAGCGAGGCCGGCCACCTATCGTTGATAAACCGCACGAATACCGAATCAAGGCCATCTTACGGGGCGTTCGAAAGGCCCGTGACGAACAGGGACTGGTGCGGTCATTCCCTTTCGAAAAGCTGCCTGAAAAGAGAGACTACCCGGAGTACTATcaggagattgccaagcCCATCGCTCTGGAcaacatcaagaagaacatcaAGCGACGCAAGTACGACACTGTGGAGGCGTTTCTCAATGATATGAACCTTATGTTTTCCAACGCGCGGCAGTTCAACGTGGAGGGTTCTCAGATTTACAACGACGCCATGATTCTGCAGCAAGAAATGATGTTGCtggccgacgaggagatgcgAAAACCTGACTCTACATACCAGGATCTGGCCTCGcgaaacaacaacaaaacatCACGCCTTCCCCTGGACAGTGTCCAGCATCGAGGTGACATCTACCGAGTGGGTGACTGGGTTCATATTCACAACATGAATGATCCCTCCAAACCCACCATTGGCCAAATCTTCCGAATCTGGCAGGCTCCCGACGGTCAGAAGTGGGTCAATGCATGCTGGTACTACCGGCCCGAACAGACCGTTCATCGAGTAGACAAGGTCTTCTACGAGAACGAGGTGGTCAAATCGGGCCAGTACAGAGACCATCTGGtggacgagattctggaaAAGTGTTTTGTCATGTTCTTCACACGGTACCAGCGAGGTCGGCCCCAGGGCATTGGTGACAGAAAGGTGTACCTGTGTGAATCCCGATACAACGAGGTGGAAAAGACCTTTAACAAGATCCGAACTTGGAAGGCGTGTATCCCCGACGAGGTAGACTCTCAGGATTACGCCATGGACCTGTTTGAAAAGGTTCAGCCTCTGAGACGACTGCCCTCTCCCATCAAACACACTCTTgctcctggagctcgagaagacGATCCTGTTCCTGAGGCGACCCTGGGCGTGGAGAATGCTCCTCCTGTTGTTGGAGCTGTTTATCGACGTCCTTTCGACCCCGCTGACCCCCCGGAGGAACCCACTCCTGCTGACGAGTACATAGAGCCTCCTCAGTTCCAGCGAACGAACAACACTGGTGACTACGCTTCCCCTCAGCCTCATGGAATGGGGGCCAAGCCTGCTTCTGGCCACCTGGCTCCTCGACCTGCTCCAGAACAGCCCGCTGTTCGAACTGTGGTTCCTGGGACCAACTCTGCCCTGCCACCTCATTACACCCCTGCTCCTCTGCAGCACATTCAGATGCAGGGTCCTGTTCCTGTACATGCGCAGCCTATTGGGCCTGTTGGCGAGCAGCAGATCTTTCAGGTGGTGGGTCCCCCCGTCAACTTCACGCTTCCTGAAGctgtgcagcagcagctgagTGCAGGATATGAGCTGGATCCCGAGACGAACGAGCCGTCCAAGGTTGCTCGATGGCCTACTAAAGAGAAAACCATGGCTGTGCAGTGGTTCATTTCGCCGCCTGTGCACTGCCCCGACACTTTTGAGCCCTGCAAAGACACGCACATGTACGGAAAGCTCAAGCTGTCCAAGTATGGAGAGCCTCCGAAGAAGATGCGTATTGTGCGAGTCGGGCACAGTGCAAAGTACTTGGCTTTCAAAGCCAAGAGGGCCGCAGAGAGTGCCAAGGGGGGTGCGAAGTAG
- a CDS encoding uncharacterized protein (Compare to YALI0D20680g, similar to uniprot|P53334 Saccharomyces cerevisiae YGR279C Probable family 17 glucosidase SCW4 precursor (EC 3.2.1.-) (Soluble cell wall protein 4)) codes for MKFSTALLALAAVATAQPIVGHHAHHQHKREAGIETVFVQVTNYVDANGNAVDANGNPVQVATQAPQAPSPTAQVEAKVTAAAAAPAQEQKEGGSFAAWWSNMWEPAGQSTSAAAPKSSPSATQKQEEAAAAPSSSSEAPKSSASSSSSSSSGSQGVPQSDSSFPGGALGMVYSPYNSDGTCKDAGAVKSDLAKLSNYEVIRIYGTDCNQVPNVLAAIAPHQKIFAGVFDVNDVDNSLKAISDAVKAHGGWDVVHTVSIGNELVNNGAMTASAMNQITNSSRQKLRNYGYQGPVVSVDTFIAVINNPELCDASDYMAVNAHAFFDGHIKAEDAGEWAVQQTQRVWTACNGKKEVMIAESGWPSSGGTNGVAVPSKDNQNKAIQSLKSAIGNDCILFTAFNDYWKSPGAFAAEQYWGIFSN; via the coding sequence atgaagttctccaCCGCccttctggctctggccgCCGTCGCCACCGCCCAGCCCATCGTCGGCCACCACGCCCACCACCAGCACAAGCGAGAGGCCGGCATTGAGACCGTCTTCGTCCAGGTCACCAACTACGTTGATGCCAACGGAAATGCCGTCGACGCCAACGGAAACCCCGTCCAGGTCGCTACCCAGGCCCCCCAGGCTCCTTCTCCCACCGCCCAGGTTGAGGCCAAGGTcaccgccgccgccgctgccCCCGCTcaggagcagaaggaggGAGGCTCTTTCGCCGCCTGGTGGTCCAACATGTGGGAGCCCGCCGGACAGTCCACCTCTGCCGCTGCCCCTAAGTCTTCTCCCTCTGCCACccagaagcaggaggaggctgccgctgccccctcttcttcctccgaGGCCCCCAAGTCTTccgcctcttcttcctcttcctcctcttccggATCCCAGGGTGTCCCCCAGTccgactcctccttccCCGGTGGAGCTCTCGGTATGGTCTACTCTCCCTACAACTCTGACGGTACCTGCAAGGACGCCGGAGCTGTGAAGTCTGACCTCGCCAAGCTCTCCAACTACGAGGTGATCCGAATCTACGGTACCGACTGCAACCAGGTCCCCAACGTTCTGGCTGCCATTGCCCCCCACCAGAAGATCTTTGCTGGTGTCTTTGACGTCAACGACGTTGACAACTCCCTCAAGGCCATCTCCGATGCCGTCAAGGCCCACGGCGGCTGGGACGTTGTCCACACCGTCTCCATCGGTAACGAGCTCGTCAACAACGGCGCCATGACCGCCTCTGCCATGAACCAGATCACCAACTCTTCTCGACAGAAGCTGCGAAACTACGGCTACCAGGGACCCGTCGTCTCCGTCGACACCTTCATTGCTGTTATCAACAACCCCGAGCTCTGTGACGCCTCCGACTACATGGCTGTCAACGCCCACGCCTTCTTCGATGGTCACATCAAGGCTGAGGACGCCGGCGAGTGGGCTGTTCAGCAGACCCAGCGAGTCTGGACTGCCTGCAACGGTAAGAAGGAGGTCATGATTGCCGAGTCCGGCTGGCCCTCTTCCGGAGGAACCAACGGTGTTGCCGTTCCCTCCAAGGACAACCAGAACAAGGCCATCCAGTCCCTCAAGTCCGCCATTGGCAACGACTGTATCCTCTTCACCGCCTTCAACGACTACTGGAAGTCTCCCGGTGCCTTTGCCGCCGAGCAGTACTGGGGTATTTTCTCCAACTAa
- a CDS encoding uncharacterized protein (Compare to YALI0D20724g, weakly similar to uniprot|P53686 Saccharomyces cerevisiae YPL015c HST2 similarity to HST1P and SIR2P) yields MLSSDLESFQKHLLSSRKILALVGAGLSQSSGLPTFRGEGGIWRNYDAAELATPEAFHNDPSTVWQFYAHRRHMSLKAKPNPGHYALAELARRLRGRFLTLTQNVDGLSSRAEHPQEALLKLHGDLFALKCTSFFCSYTTEDNFADPLTPALSITDNYNSAQLQRHRIPVEDLPTCPQCKEGLLRPGVVWFGESLPFKVMNTADEFLEDEDVDLIIVVGTSGSVWPAAGYVERVALSGGKVAIFNMEIDHYQYGESEAETTDSEDSSNEDAVIEGWAFKGNASEWLPKALEPVIGRAFMKRRS; encoded by the coding sequence ATGCTTTCTTCAGACCTGGAATCGTTCCAGAAACATCTTTTGTCGTCCCGCAAGATCCTGGCTCTTGTTGGCGCGGGCCTCTCTCAGTCGTCAGGCCTCCCTACTTTtagaggagaaggaggcatCTGGCGCAACTACGACGCAGCTGAACTTGCCACGCCCGAGGCATTCCACAACGATCCCTCCACGGTATGGCAGTTTTACGCCCACCGAAGACACATGTCTTTGAAGGCCAAGCCCAACCCGGGACACTATGCTCTGGCTGAACTGGCCCGAAGACTGCGCGGACGGTTTCTGACACTTACGCAGAACGTTGACGGTCTCTCGTCGCGCGCAGAGCATCCCCAAGAAGCACTTTTGAAGCTTCATGGAGACCTGTTTGCTCTCAAATGcacgtccttcttctgttCATACACCACCGAAGACAACTTTGCAGACCCACTAACGCCGGCACTAAGTATCACCGACAACTACAACTCGGCACAGCTGCAGCGCCACCGAATACCCGTCGAAGATCTGCCCACATGTCCTCAGTGCAAAGAGGGTCTGCTGAGACCCGGAGTGGTGTGGTTTGGAGAATCGTTGCCGTTCAAGGTCATGAACACTGCCGATGAGTTTCTCGAGGACGAAGACGTGGATTTGATTATCGTAGTCGGCACATCGGGAAGCGTGTGGCCCGCTGCTGGCTACGTGGAGCGAGTGGCCCTCAGCGGAGGTAAGGTGGCCATCTTCAACATGGAGATTGACCACTACCAGTATGGAGAAAGTGAGGCCGAAACCACGGACTCCGAAGATAGCAGCAACGAAGACGCTGTGATTGAGGGATGGGCCTTCAAGGGCAACGCCTCCGAGTGGTTGCCAAAGGCTCTGGAACCTGTTATTGGGCGGGCCTTtatgaagagaagaagttAG